AAAATGAAAGCATCTGGCAAATATCTAACATTCATTCACTCCTTCACTGGCTCTGCAGGTATGGTCCTTCCTGTTCAGAACTAAATTCTTGGCATCTTCCCAGCATTAAGTCTTTACATTCTAATTAATTAGATGACAGCATGAAAAAATTGCAACAGCAGTTTCACAAATGGACACTGGCCTGCGGAAACCAAACAAGTGACAGTGCAATTTAATTCTAAGTGAATTCAAACCACAGCACTCCTTCCAAAGAAAACAAGCGAGGCAAGTTACCTCCTATAGAAACACTCTTCCTTTCCCCATacacaagaaggaaaaaaaaaccaaaccaaaacaactaACCCATACTCCATACACTTCTTCTAACACACTTTTAGGCCAGGCACAGATAAGGGGGATGAGGGTTTTGGTAGGAGGTAAGATGGGAAGGGAAACTCAGGATATAGTCTGTGATCCACTGTGTATCATTTGGACAGCAAAGCCATACTGAATCAAGTTAACATACAtctctttcttgctctctctcatcCTCAGCCATGTACACTTACATCCATGCTTGTCTAGATCAGGGCCTTGCATGAGTAGCTTGGCATTTGCTCTTTATGGCCATAAAAAGAGTCTGTGTTTCCATTCTGTCAAAATGTTGgctcagggttttttttccaagtttctttccttttcttgatTCAACTCATGGTTAGTTCTTTATTTTCACACATCAGATTTCCTTGCAAACTACACACAAGAGTGCAACCTTGATACTAATGTTATGCAATcaacatgtgtgcatgcatacatacagcTAACTGCTTGATGCTGACAAAGGACTAGGTCAGGCAACAGATGTTTTGTCTTCAATGTAATTCTAATAGCCAGGTCAAGCCAAGTCCAAACAAAAGAATGCTGTCATGAAGTGGTCGTGCCAAAGACACTTTGCAGCTACCAAATGATCTGCTTGGAAACAAGCTGCATCAGCGCCTTGCATCAGTCTGCATGGTTGGATCATGCTGCAGAATGCACTTACAGGCTACAACTCCAATGGCAAGGAGACCAACACACCATTTTTGTCGCCTGCTATGCATTCTCATTCCACATGGCAATGAAGCTTGTCCAAGTCCTTCTCATGTCTATCCATTACTGTGCTGCACCCAGCATTAATTTCAGATATGCCCACATAACTGAACGGTAACTCATCTGCTGCCCTGACTATTCACCAGAAGTGGGGGTCTTGGGGAAGGAGAAAGGGGAGATTGTGAGAGATGCAATCTGTGAGATTCTCTCAAAGAAGGCTTTGATTGTACTGTCAAATTCACTGTGGAGGGCACACAATCCTGAGGGCCAAACTTCACTTGCCATAGAAGGAACGGAGTGCAGTCCCTTAGCTGTCTTGGTCAGTGCCCTACAAGGGCAGCAAAACACCTATCAAACTGGCTGCTTTTCGCTGCATGtccttaagaaaaaaacaaaacaaaagcgcAGTCCTCATGTGACAGGATTTTGTAAAACTCCATCTTCCTTTCTCTGGGCCATCACGGTGCCTCAGCAGACAAACCCTTTAAATGAGGAGGGGGACAGTATTGTCCATTGACAAGAATGCCCTCATTCAGCAAGGATGCTCGCTTCCTCTACAGCAGCAGTTCACAGTTAAGCACTTGGTGGTCCACTGGTTGTCCAGGAAGTGAGTCAAGTTCAGTGATCAGACGATTAGAACCTAACAGCACCAGAAGTGTTGGTGAAGGTACGAGAGAAGGCCACAGATCAGTgttgcaacagcagcagctggcCAGACGCACGGAAACATGAGGTGACGCACGTCGGGACCAGGTGCAGCCAGCGTCTGCTACCACCATGGATTCACATCTTTGCTGGGTTCAGGGGCACACTACCTGCCACAAGAGACAATGTTAGTGCTCTCACAATAACAGCCTATGCTATTTTTCTCTCAGGTTAAAAATTCCTAAGAGAAAAATACTCAACTGcaactgaaataattattttctctaacaAAGTCTATGTCCAaatagttgtttattttaataatttttttctaatcaacCCAAAGCATAAGCAGCATGTAGAAATCAAGGTACACATATAGATTCAGACTAACATTCAcaacaagaaaattaacatGCATTGTGCACTAAGGAGACAAGCACCTTGCCAGCTAAATGGCCTTGAGAGGTCAGCTCATCAGAACTGAGGGCACGACCAGGAAGCTCCTcagttttctcttcttctctgcgCTTCAAGCATGCTGCCTTTGGGTTCAAGTTGCGCTCTGTCAAAATGTTATCAGCCCATCAGCACAACAAAATTCATTACAAATCACACAAAAGAATACCATATTTCATGACAGCACCTGTACATTAGATCTCATTACACATTTGTACTTAGTTCAGGGTTGTAATAGCCCAAcctaaaaaaggagaaaatttgaTCAGCAAGCATTAGGATCTGCAAGCTCAAAACACTATCACAAACAGAACACGTAATCACATAaggtacagatttttttcttcttactgaaatgacagcttcctttttttccattacTGATCTCCAACACCAGTCTTGTCATCTgcactcttttatttatatagatCTCAAATTAGTTCTGATTACTCTTGCCAACATATTCTTTAACTTCTTTCTATTCACTGATTAACACATTCTGCATTGTGCTTTCTTTGTTGCTTTGCCAGTTCACCatgttctgttctttctttattatgaCCTGCTTTGCTGCGAGATATGCTCAGGACAtcccctttatttttttctcgcacagaaaaaaataatctgggCAGAAAATTACTAGCTGTTAGCTGTCCTGCCTATGAAGATAACATACTCTCATGGGCAACATGGGTGACTTCTCTCCCTACCCATATGTGCAACATCACCATGGAAAAAAGTCTGATACGAAAATGACTTCcattttatagtttgttttgtgCAACTTTCCTGCAACTCTGGTCAGCTTGCGATATCAAGTTCCCCAAGTCTGTACTGAAGATGTGTTCTAATTGGCTaggttgttttaaaaacaatttgaaCAGAGAAATTTTCATGGAAATCTCTAAATGgaatagtttatttaaaaaaaagcacaagtaAGCATACCTCTCACTTGTGCCTCCAGCGCAGTGATAACATTGACAGCCTGCTGCAGAACCATCAGCTTCGTAAGTGGCTGCGAGGATGAAGTATGCATTGTCACCATCTGGCCCAGTTCCTTGAATGCTTCATTGATATCACGCACCCTAACTCTGGAAATGAGAGAAACTTCCATCATACAGTGCACTGCACTAACTGATGTTTCCTGACTTCCATCTGATCATCCTTTATGCAAATATACATGGCCACACAATGCTAATTAAACTTCaggacaaatatttcttttttatttgatctCAATGAGAAAACATATAGTCCTTTTATCCACTCAGTGATTCCATTAAAAATCCGCACTAGTTTACCTCTCTCTGGCATTGTTGGCTTGCCGCCTCAACCGCTCTCTTTCAGCCTTGGTCTCAGGTGTGTCATCTTCATCTCCCTCATTCCTGCAAAGTGCACAAGATCCAATTCAAACAATCTCTTCTTGTTCCAAATATAGACCCTAATAAAGTTAACATATTTTATTGCTCTTTTGATAATAGGAAGATATCTATAAATTACCTGCATGAAGCAAACAGTTAATAGGAAACTGTGTTGCAAGAAGTTACAATAATTGCAACAATACAAACAAGGCACAATAAACCATGCTATAAAGCTagtattttgaaagaaattttataagCATCTGCtagtaaatgttttttcctcttctttcacacttaaaaaaattatttgtagaaaACTGCTCAGCTACAAGTCAATGACAAGAAAACTAACGATCAATGCCACCCCCTCCTCTCCCCAACCATGCTCAAAGTTACTGTGTCATCAAACCTAATGTGATCTCAATTGAACAATGCTAGCTCCTTTTTTAAGCTAGTGCAGATGGGTAAAAAGCAATTACAACTACCTATCATCATCCAAATTTTTATGCATAATAAAAAAGCTTGTAGTTTCATTTCGTGTTGGAaaggggagaaaaataaataatttttttttacttattccgccccccccccaactttccttttattctaaaataatgATGACTTTTTCTTGACCGTATTCTATTATGTGAATGTCTTGTAGCACGTATCAAGCATAAAACTCAAAAATTTATATCCAGCTGGTGCTAAATCCCTGAGCTCTGTTatttacagattattttgtaaacaaggtGCATAATTTAAGTACTATTCCTTGATagtaaattttatcttttgtaagACCCTCAAAATATGAACTGTAAATATAGTGGAAATCTctaaaagtcattttaaaatcTCAATTATATGAGATGTATAAATTTAAGCCAGACAAACAATTCCCACTGACGAGTTAGAGGAATCTATCTTcgttataatttatatactccAGTCGGTGACTCTCGTGACGAGATCTATTACACACGGCAGCAGAATGTTTATGGAGTCAAGTCAACAAAGGTAAACTTCATTTTAAGCACTGTACAGTGCAACAGaattgtaatttaaaataaaaaaaaaaacaaaacatgcaacTTAAAATTTTATAACTTGTGACTAACGGAGGAAGCAAGTACAAAGATTTATTATACCCCCTACCTCCATCTTGCCATTAGGATAAAAATGTTTCCTAGATGGGATAAAAATGCTGCAAGCACGCACATGCAATGCTCTGCACATGCCATTagggctattttttttttaaaaaagcaataaataccCTTCTCTCCATATTTCATTTGCCAGCCACATTAAATGTTCATATgctaataattataataatccTGAATTCTTTAGGGTAAACACAacatacaaacatgtttatgagGATGTACCTCATTTCATAAAATATCTGTTCCtacttgaaaacatttatgatgTGATGACAACTTTCATCAACATTACTTCTTTAGTGTTTTCCACCCACCCCtcaaattttatgaaaaatttaactgaaacaTGATGCAATACACTGGTATATGTTTTGTCTTAGTTTCAAGGTAACCAGTTAGTAATGACTAATTACTTaaaagcacaacaacaaaagtgagaaagtTGGCAAACTGACAGCGAATCGTCATACTTGTCCTGATTATCCTGGCTGAACTCGGAGGTTGGAGCCCGTCTGCATATGAAAAggccaaacaaaaaacagagcACAATGCATTATGTCATATAAGGCAAGGGAAGTCTACCTTGACATTTTCACAATGCATATTAAGGAGGGTCTGCACTTTTCCATTTGTCTGCAAGGTCTGAAagttacttaaaataaaaaataatgcacaTCCTGGAGCTAACCCAGGATATAACTTATCTTGacaagattttatatttaaaaaaaggaggggatggaggaagatattttaaaatagttgacTATAGTGCAAAAtcaatatttccttttattgCAGTGCAGTAGCAAGTTTAGAAAATAGGGGAGAGGAAGCAATGATGTAAGAGAAAATTTCTTGCTTGAAAATCATTCAGAAACAGCAATAACCTTTCCTGAAACTTACAGACACATGGAAATATCTTAAAACTGCAAACTGTATATTGCAATCATGCTATCAGGATCAAAGCAAATTATATCAAAGACTGAAATATGACATAACAGAATGCATAAGCAAAAGGCTGCAAACATTGCAAGACAATATAACCTATACTCATAAGAGCAGAAatgtgcaaagaaaataaatgaataggGGTAGCTGTACCTGatattaaaaatagtaaaaaatatttatgccaaatgctacaattattttaatattgggGGGAAAGTCCACAAATGAAACATTAGCTTTTACTGCTATAACAGTAAACACTTTAAAACTCCACATTTATAACTATCCGCTAAGCCCAAAAGTAAAGCGTGTCACCTGCTTTAAGCAACACATGCTCATGCCACACATGTATGATGCACAGCAATTCACATGCAGTTTGCAAAACTTGTTtctttcaaagagaaaaaatcttaatttttcttgATCTAGACTGAATCTCTCAACATGAGAGAAGGAGTGATGGGAAGAATTGAACGGAAAGGAAATTAATGCTGCAGCAGAAATAGTGatagattttaatattttaaaaacctcCGTACtgcatgtttataaaaatgctaATTTTAAACACACCCATCATGTCATCTCTTCATGCTGCAGAAATGCATagttaaagaaaagaacattgttttaaatattattttaaaattgctttattttgatAACAGGATGCAAAATACTGCGTAATAGCAAACAGCTGAGTCACTGAGCTGCATGCTGGTCTGTCTAGGATTTTTTTCCACCCTTTAAACTTGGGGGTAAAAGCAATGGcctcagaaaaaagaaagaaggtaaGGAAAGCAAGCAGAGCATAACTGACCTGGCTCGCTTTGATGCTGGGGGTCCAGTGGAAGAAGATGTCTGAAGAGAACCAGTTCCCGAACTTTTTGAGGATTTAGTAGTCTCTTGTTTGCTTTCTTCActctctgcatttttttctgacttctcTACCTTTATACCCAAACTGTCGGATGGGTCACTGGTGTCTCCACGTATAACAGGGCCTGCAGAGACAGCTGCATGGTGTACAGCATTAAACATAAAACTAGCAGTTGCACTAattttcaacatctctgcttcCAGAGATAGCTTTCTCAATAAAGTTAAACAGAAGAATTTAATGCAGATCACAAGACTACAGCATACTACTTGCACAGCTATTAGTTTCTAACCCTTCAATGCTCACACAACTCTTAAGTACAGGgatgtttgaaaagaaatgtattcacAGCACCCCACACTGGCTTCTAAAAAGTACAAATACTAGCAAATGCTACAGCAGCAAACAGCTGTTAATGTTTCTTAAAAGGTAAACTATAATCTGCACTCTGATGCATACCTACATGTAATAAAAACACTTATTTTGTTACAAATAACTATTCACCTGCATCATAAGACTTCTGCTCTGATGCAACAGAAGGTAGATTGCCTTGGCCGACAACACGATCGCTTAAGGGTGCAGGATGGTTTCCCTGTAACAAATAACATAAGATTTTTaataactgaaaaacaaacaaaaaaagaaaacatttgtaaagatGTTTATCCCATGTATGCAAAAGGAGATCTTACACCCTCCTCTTCAGGTCGTAAGTAATCTAGATGGGGCCATATGCAGTACCTGCAATCTGCTCTCTACACCTTGTGATTAAATGTTTTAGGTGCGATGAAGCCTAATTATACAGTTATGTAACATTGTTCTGGTCAGATTAGTTAAAAATCTAATATTCAAACACCCTATTACTATTGTATCTCTCGATGAAACCTGCTTTCAAGGAGCTGGCGACAGGTTGTTATGACACTCAGCAGAAAGGGATGgggaaaatagtattttatagTTATTCACCTCATGAAAGTCCAGCTCTACTTGAAAAACACCGTAAGAATCTCTCTGTAGAAATCTACTGAAGAAATCTGTAGCTCTCTCCTGAAATGACTATCCTACTACAAGCCTGATATCCTTAGAAAGCCTTACTTCTTGATACTTTCAGAGCACAGTCACTGACAAAGTGTAGGCTGCAGACTGCTGACAACCAAGATctccaccccccaaaaaaagtgtctgtggtttttttttttaaatcaacatcaCACGACCTGAATTAATACATCCCCATAAATTCTCTTGCTGAATGATTCGTGGCTTAGTGTCCACAGCAGCTTTTGATGACCcaatcactttttttcccttcaaaacACCATTGCAGTCTGGCCAGTGGTTTTAGTCACAGATGTGTTATACTATGCCATTTTTGTAAGGATTTTCACAAAAGATGATTGTGATTTTATTCCACATCCAAATTTTCTTGAGGCTTCCACTGTGTCAAAGATTGGCTAGGAGGTAGCAGTCGGTTTTAATTATTCCAATCTGGAATAAGATTGCAAGAGGCAGTGCTAAAGGGTGTTCCTGTCATCTTcccaacatcaacatcatgaCCAACCATTTAGCTGCATGCACCACAGTCACCCCACCTATTAGGGGGGTAAGGACAAACAGGCAACCACTCCATTCTCTCAGGTTGAGAGTCTACAGCTGTGAAGGAGATGGCATGGCAGCTCTGCCTTCCCCCTTGccaaaaactgaagaaaatatgtactttacagcaataaaaatagttCTATGTTGGATCCCGTCGATGACCCTACAGTTTGAAAGTGGATGATTAACAAAAAACtagataaaaaaattagcaaaagacTATCCAGCTGTTGTTTGAATACTGAggtaaaactttttaaacagaGTACACGATATAGCTTTACATAAATGTGGTCATCcaacaataaatttttatcagaaaaatggTTAATGAAGTCTGACATGTTACTTGGGCACACCCATGAGAAATAAGGAATGCTTTGATTTGAATCCTGATTTGCACTTCTTGTACTTAGCAGTGTTAACTCCAGGACTGAACGGCAAACTCACCTCTATTCTGCAGAGTAAAATCTTTCACCTCAAATTAAATAAGCGGAGGACTCGACCAATAAAAGCTAGAAATAACGAGGCAATATTGCCTTCAGCAAACTCCACTAAACTCTCCGCAGACAACAGTATGGGCGCGTCTCGAACAGATCAAAGACGACCGCACATGCCATGCGAGCGCACACACCTGCATAAGGTAGCACGGAAAATCGTAGTCATACGATGACCAGGGGCGCTGCACGTTCATGGTATAGCGGCTCGAGGGTCGCGTGGGCGCCACGCCCGACGGCAACTGGTGGTGGCCTGTCATGAAGGCCATGTGTCCCTGGGGGGAGTGGCTACTCCTCCCACAAGCCTGTAGAGGCAGCTGTGCGGGGCAGGATGGTTTTCGCGACAGCGAAGGTGGCAGGGTTAGgcctgctggtggtggtggcggcggtggtggcggcggcggcggttGCGACGGCTGGGACTGTGGCTGTGGCAAGGACGTCCCATAGTGCCAGTCCCACGCCGAGGAGGGGTAGCCCCACGAAGGGTACATGACCGGTGGCAACAGAGACGACTCCTTACTCTGACAGGCGGCAGACTTCTGGAGTTACGTAACTTGTCATCGTCCTCGGCAGTTTAACATGACCGCATATCCTTCCCTCCAGCCTGCCTACAAGCGCCaacttcttgtttttaaaaacaaattagccTCCTTTCCGCTGATCACAATGAAATGTCTACAGCTTTCATGTCCGAGGTGAGCTAAACATGTAAGCCGCGGATGTTCGCACAGCACCCAGTCTTGTCGCCCAGCTGTCTCACACAGTTCTCTGTCTTCTCTCCAGACGCTTCCCCATGTCTCCCAAGCCTATGCAGCACTACCACCAGGGATTCCGTTGCTCTGCTCGCCGGTGAAGACCCGCGGAAGGCCGACAACACTTCAAAGCATCAGAACGCGTTTTCGAACTCACAAACTGTGCCAAAAAAGAAAGCAACACCACCCACACACTTTCTGCCTCTCTCGCGTCCAACATGAGTGAGGCGGCGAGGCAACCTCCGACAAGAGGAAAGGCTAGAGAGGGAAAAAGTCAAAACTTGCcgaaaagaaaaaggcaaaaggGCAAGTCACCAACGCTACTGCGATTCGCAGATTGCTGGCTGAAAGCTTCGAACCAGGGCCGTAATTGAGGACGGGTGCGAGGCACCGCTCTGTCAATCAGTGCAGGACCAGAAGGGTTTGGAAAGACGAACAGAACGAGAACATATGTGAAAAATATCATCTGGTCGTATGGAAAACAAACTATGCAGTTGCGCAGTAAGTGGTTTCAGGTGAGTGGCACATGAGGAAGTCGAGGAAGCAGAGCTTAGAGatggggagtgggtgggtgttgGTGTGGAGGTAGATGGCGCTGAAAAGAAGGAAACCGATGGAAAAGACAGGcagagggggtggggtggactGGTGAAGGGGTGGGGGGCGTGGTTGCGCTCACAAAGATGAAGCTGtatgtgttgttgctgtttgggAGGAGCTGCGCGAGCTGAGAAATGCCAACAAGATAGGCAGGGCTTGGAGAGGGGTGAAAAAAATCGCTTTAAAAGAAACAcgaagcaataaaaataataagtttacgattaaaaacaaaaaggacgGAGGAGAGCAGAGTTGTGCGGCTGGGATTACTGCAGGGGACAAAAATGAAGATTGGTAAACTTTCTCTCATACTGCTCGACACACGGCGACTATAAAATGGCTGGTCAAAATACAATGGATCAAGCTAGCCCCTCATCTCACACACGCGCAGAGCAGATGGCTCAATTCGAAAACATTCATTTGTTAAAAGCAACTGTCATCAGACGCTGGCATTTCATCTGACAGGGAACAGTTGTTCAAAACCGTCGCACGCACGAGCTCCTACAAGAGCTCTATACAAGGTCCTCTACAGCAGTGCACACACTATTTTTAATCAAATTACACATAGCAGTCTGATGGTCACCATTAAGAAATAATGGGAAGTTATAAGCTGATGAGGGCGAGGGCTTGGCGGGAGGAGGGAGTAATGAGGCTGACACCAGTGAGGGAGGCTGCGAAAGGGAGCAGAGTGGCCGTCACTTAGGCAGCACAAGACAGCGTCCGTCACGCCACCACGGTTGTTCTGGTGTAGTCAGCTGCTGACAGGCGGTGTCTTCACACAGTACGACCCCAACGACTTGAAACTGCAGCAAACGTCCTTATCTCTGTTTTATTGTCAGATTGATGAAGATCCTGTCTAGATCGGCAAAgatcataaaaatacaaaaggatTCTAGGcttccaagaaaaacaaacttgtcaGACAGTCAAGCAAGCGGCATTGCAAAGCAGCTTGCCCAGATGTTAAAACCATGGAGACTGCCTGGCAAGGTGAAGGGGGCGGGACCGGGTGGTGAAACGGAAAGGTGGTGAGCGAAGGCGGGTGGAGGAGGGACGCAAGATCTGGGGAAGAGCGAGGGATGGGATGGAGACGCTTTAGGTGAAAGGGCCAAACAGAAACCAGCCTACAAGAAGGGCAAGGATGGAGGAAAGGTTGAAAAAACACCATGGTGCGAAGGAAAGGTGAAAACGGGAGGTGTAGGAATATATATCGGTAAGGGGGACTGTCCCACTCCCCATACACcttcgctttaaaaaaaattctgaccaAAGAGGCCAACAATGCTGCAACAATTCCTAACGCCCAGGCTATACTAACATCTTCCTGCAGGTCAAGGTATTACAGAAAATGGCGCAAACAGCGAGAGAGGCTGTGCTTGCACCTTATCCACAAGACCATGAAACCGTGCTTCACGGAGGCGCATAACTTTCCTCCTCGCACTcccaataaaactttttttttcaacggaCAGACTTTCCATCCAATGCCAAAAGCAAAATAACGTTCCGAGTCATCACGGCTCTACCTCTTCTTTTTAAACTGCTCGTAAATTTCTAAATTAACTTCAGCATTTGAGGAGGAGATTTCAGGCGAAGTCAGCGGTGTTGAGAAAGGGGAAGATTATGCAATGTCAGCTGCCCCGTCACATGTGACGCACGCAATGGTTTAGAGGTGGACTGGTGGTGAGTCGGGAGGTAGGAGATGAAGTCAAAAGCCGTTGGATCTGGTATGCGTACACCTAATTCGACAAATTACAGCCACCAATTGATAGTAAAGTGATAGTAACGATCAACATAAAATCAGTTCTGAACAAGAAGTATCTACCGAGTGGAAGAACACATAACCATCGTGTTTGTCTTCCCCACAACTCTGACCCATCAAGGCTGTTAAATGTCACATCTCAACGCCTGTCTGAAAAGCGAATGATCACTTCAAACTTGGCTACATCTAGAGGTGGAAGGCAAGAGACTATATCTGACAAACCGGGATATTGCGCAACGAAGCAATGACAGAATAAATTAACAACCCTGACAAACTTTGGGAGAAGCCAGGGAGTGTAGactgggtgggtggtgggtgggtgaagaTACCTACAGACGGGGCAAATCAACAGAATTTATCCCCGCTTTCATCATCTGTAACTGGATGGCGGCACTGCATGCCAACAGAACCGTGCCCTGCCATATAACGCCTCGAGAATGGCTGTTcgtcacaaaatattttaatgcctTCGCCAGCCCCCACTgtttcaaaaagagaaaaaaaaaagtcccgcGACTGGCAAAAGCTGCCGAAGCTACAGGAGTGAAGTCCCCTGCGATGCGCTAATTCGCAGTAAGCACAATGGCAGAGGGCCGCACTGGTGTCGGGGCCAGCTTCCCTCCTCCTGTGTGCGTGACTGTTCTTTCTCAGCGAGAAGCTGCAGGGCCTGCAGCAAGGCTTCAGCGCCAATCTGTTTTACTCGTCAGAACGCCTGCGTGTGATTGCTATTCCAGACTTTTGTACCTCCAGCAAAGAAAAGACCCCTCGGAAGAAGTTCTGGGTACTGTAGCTAAATGTTGCGTGTGATACCCATACAAGATCCAAACTGGTGATATTCGCATTGGCGCGTTTTAACAAGATGACCTTGCAGTGATGAGAAAATCATGTCTGCACGAGACAGAGGGTGCCAGGAGTGTGGGCCTGAAGAATTACCTGGCAACCGGTAGTCAATGCCTGCCTGGGAGAAAggcgtttatttattttgctgtgttGGGGCAACATCTAGcgaatatttaaacaatttcttaGTGCTTATTTGCTTAAAATTCTAAACAATAATCACCATGAAATGCAGTCTCTGATGGGGTCTAATTATTTATCCAAAAACGTGCATGCTCTCTTACATAGAAAATGCACTCTACACTGTGTACACGAACACACTTGCAGGTGTATGTAAGCATGCACGTACCATGAATGGCCAGGAAAGAGGCCGAGTGCAATATTTGATTTAGATTATGAAACACTGCTCACCATGTGGGACTCCAAATGGCTACTCAGTAGTGGGGGATATGGAGCAACAGGTCCCATGATGCCATTGGAATGTGTGGAGGGCATCATCGGTGGCATTCCTGGGTGAGGCCCTGCTGGATGTCCTGGAGGCCCACCTGAATGTCCAGGCATTCCTGGAAGAGGCAGCTGACCCTCAGCGTGATTCCTCAAAACATGAATGGCATCATCCAGGCGTTCCTCCATGCGACTCTGCtgtgcagagagaaagaggcatGCATGAGCATAAcacgtttaattttttttaatgtatgcttaAGTATTTTTACTCACCAAATGCTCATCTCACAGACCTCAAAGATACCTATTTCACACAGCTATACCAATAATTACATGTTAGCAAGAAAGTATGTATGAAAGAATCTCTACACTATATTTTATGACAATGAGATACAACTGTTATACAATCCGCATTTTACATATAGTATTTCATAGTATCACACAACACATGTATGCCacaattatttacattaaaaacagCATTAACAAATATTCGTTCTTGGTATTTGTAAAGACATCACCCAAAGGCATTAAATTTGGTAAAAACTCTAGAAGAAAAGTT
The Pomacea canaliculata isolate SZHN2017 linkage group LG2, ASM307304v1, whole genome shotgun sequence genome window above contains:
- the LOC112556359 gene encoding transcription factor 12-like isoform X8, whose amino-acid sequence is MFRRCSYAKPTSAMPLSETGSDFIELKPVQVYSPSPEEYGQESPRYTSPKPMYSKYFMDPPGHGAQDHWPGPAGQLTSAYTLPGGPHYSQPSYMNHPEMGYPHPVSPSQDAMLASTLPPMSTFRGTSMPPNSSAYSGSSPTVNGSQPPSQQTGDALGKALASIYSTEQTNSSYGGSNPTTPVSSPPPMTGPQQWHRPTNPSATSPHYESHLHSLPTRMEERLEDAMHVLKDHAEQSRMEERLDDAIHVLRNHAEGQLPLPGMPGHSGGPPGHPAGPHPGMPPMMPSTHSNGIMGPVAPYPPLLSSHLESHMGNHPAPLSDRVVGQGNLPSVASEQKSYDAAVSAGPVIRGDTSDPSDSLGIKVEKSEKNAESEESKQETTKSSKSSGTGSLQTSSSTGPPASKRARRAPTSEFSQDNQDKYDDSLNEGDEDDTPETKAERERLRRQANNARERVRVRDINEAFKELGQMVTMHTSSSQPLTKLMVLQQAVNVITALEAQVRERNLNPKAACLKRREEEKTEELPGRALSSDELTSQGHLAGKCAPEPSKDVNPWW
- the LOC112556359 gene encoding transcription factor 12-like isoform X10: MYCTNPFYRPFMYLPTKLTNVYSPSPEEYGQESPRYTSPKPMYSKYFMDPPGHGAQDHWPGPAGQLTSAYTLPGGPHYSQPSYMNHPEMGYPHPVSPSQDAMLASTLPPMSTFRGTSMPPNSSAYSGSSPTVNGSQPPSQQTGDALGKALASIYSTEQTNSSYGGSNPTTPVSSPPPMTGPQQWHRPTNPSATSPHYESHLHSLPTRMEERLEDAMHVLKDHAEQSRMEERLDDAIHVLRNHAEGQLPLPGMPGHSGGPPGHPAGPHPGMPPMMPSTHSNGIMGPVAPYPPLLSSHLESHMGNHPAPLSDRVVGQGNLPSVASEQKSYDAAVSAGPVIRGDTSDPSDSLGIKVEKSEKNAESEESKQETTKSSKSSGTGSLQTSSSTGPPASKRARRAPTSEFSQDNQDKYDDSLNEGDEDDTPETKAERERLRRQANNARERVRVRDINEAFKELGQMVTMHTSSSQPLTKLMVLQQAVNVITALEAQVRERNLNPKAACLKRREEEKTEELPGRALSSDELTSQGHLAGKCAPEPSKDVNPWW
- the LOC112556359 gene encoding transcription factor 12-like isoform X9, coding for MDYIVRKSGEIKTGCCLERKRSVYSPSPEEYGQESPRYTSPKPMYSKYFMDPPGHGAQDHWPGPAGQLTSAYTLPGGPHYSQPSYMNHPEMGYPHPVSPSQDAMLASTLPPMSTFRGTSMPPNSSAYSGSSPTVNGSQPPSQQTGDALGKALASIYSTEQTNSSYGGSNPTTPVSSPPPMTGPQQWHRPTNPSATSPHYESHLHSLPTRMEERLEDAMHVLKDHAEQSRMEERLDDAIHVLRNHAEGQLPLPGMPGHSGGPPGHPAGPHPGMPPMMPSTHSNGIMGPVAPYPPLLSSHLESHMGNHPAPLSDRVVGQGNLPSVASEQKSYDAAVSAGPVIRGDTSDPSDSLGIKVEKSEKNAESEESKQETTKSSKSSGTGSLQTSSSTGPPASKRARRAPTSEFSQDNQDKYDDSLNEGDEDDTPETKAERERLRRQANNARERVRVRDINEAFKELGQMVTMHTSSSQPLTKLMVLQQAVNVITALEAQVRERNLNPKAACLKRREEEKTEELPGRALSSDELTSQGHLAGKCAPEPSKDVNPWW